The nucleotide window CGAAAACAGGCGCGGCACAGGCATCCAAGCCGGTGACCAACTCGCTGCAAGACCTAGACACTCCTTGCCGGCGAACGACAGCTAATCGGTTATCCAGGTCACCGGGGTCCGTGAGGGTTTTGGCGGTGTAAACGTCCAGCGGAGTCCGGAGGATCCCGTCCGCCAGGCCGCGGGGGCCGTAAGCGAGGAGGACTTGTCCGGCAGCAGTAGCGTGTAACGGAAGATGGCTTCCTGCGCGGGAAATTCTCTCGTCCGCTTCGGGTGGGGACAGCTTTTCCAACACCAATGCCTGAGGTCCATGCAGTACGGCAAGGTGGACATGGCCGCCCGTCGCATCCAGCAGTTGCTGCAGGTAGGGCATGGCTGCCTCGCCGAGGGAGAAACTGTGCGGCGTGTGCGCCGCGATGCCCCACAGGTTCAACCCCACGACGTACTGTCCGGAGGGCGTGCGTTCCAAGGCGCCGCACTCGACCAGATCCTGGACTAGCCGGTGTGCGGTGCTGGTTGGCAACCCCGACGCCCGCGAAATCTCTGTCAGGCTCAGCTCGATCCGGTCCCCGGAGTATGCCATCAGAATTGCTACAACTTTGCTGACAACTGATTGACCCGGCATTGCGCTGTTCCCAGCCATATTTCCCCCAAACACCCCACAGTCAGTTCGAGACATCAATGGCTCGACGGGTCTGATCCTAGCCCTGTTACGGACTCTCGTTCTCTGCGCGGGCACCAGATCACGCATCTGCCGAACCCCTGGCTGCTGCCGGCGCCACATCCCAGCTGACCCGAAGTTCCTCAGGACCGCGGAAAGAAGTGTTCGCCATGTAACGGAATTCCTGGTCACTCAACCGCATCCCAGGGAGGCGGCGCGTCAATTCCTCCAGGAATACCCGCATTTCCAGACGAGCTAAGTGATTGCCTAGGCACATGTGTGGTCCATGGCCGAAGGCCACGTGCTCACCGTTGTTCGGACGCTCCGGATCAAAATCGTCCGGCGCGTCGAAGACCTGCTCGTCATAGTTCGCGGACCCAATGACCATGAGGACCTTGGCACCTTCCGGGATTATTGTGCCGCCGACCTCGACGTCCGTCTTGGCTTTCCGCCTCCACGCCACCACTGAGCCGCTGTGACGCAGGCATTCCTCGACGACACTGGGAATCAGCGACGGATCCCGGCAGATAGCATCCCACTGCTCAGGGTTCCGCAGCAGCGTTACCAACGCATTCGCCGTCGCGTTTGTTGTGGTTTCGTGGGCGGCCATGGTTCCGCCCATCACATTTGTCTGCAAATACGAGTCGGGAAACAGGTCCGGATACTCACGCTGAAGTTTGATGGTGTGCCCGATCCAGCCTGGCGGGTTTTCCAGTTCCTTCAGTTTTTCGACGATCCGCCCGCCCATTGCCCAGAACTTACCCAGTCCATCTGCGGCGCGTAACTCGTCCTCCGGCGACGGCTGCCCCCAAAGGAACTCCGTCATCGAAGTAGCCAGGAGACGGACCGTGTCGACGTCCTCGTCAGGGACTCCGAGGAATTCGAGGGCGATGAGGCAGGGCAGGTCCCAGAGCAGGTCGGCGATGAGATCTGCGTGTCCGCGGTCGACGAACCGGTCAATGTAGGTGTTGGTCGTGTCCCTGATAAAACCTTCCAGTGGATCGATATTCTCTGGCATAAAGACGGGCGCATTAAGCCGCCGGATTTTGCGGTGCACCGGCTGGTCTGAATCCACGAGCACCGGTGTGGGCCCGAATGCATATTTCCCCAGAATCTCGCCTGCCTCCTGCGATGGCGGTGTCACGGGAGCCAAAGTAATTGCGGCCGAGAAGGACGCGGAGTCGCTGAATACCTTCTTCACGTCTTCGTGCCGGGTAACGACCCAGTATCCGGTTTCCTCGTCGTGGAAAACGGGCTCATTCGCCCTGGCCCAACTCAGAGACCCTGCGGGATCCTGCTGATAGCCACCCTTGAAGAAGGAAAACTCATTGCCCGCTCCGCCGGCAAACGGGCAACGTCCTGTTGCTGGGGCGGCGTTCGATGTGGATTGTGTAGTCATGGTGTACGTCCTTGTACTCGAGGTGAAATTGTCTTCGGTGGAATGGATCGCAAGGATCCGGAGTGGTTTTAGAGGTCGAGCACCAGCCGCTGACCTGCCGCACGACTGACGCAAATCATCAGAGATTCGTTCCCGTCTTGCTCTTCCTGCGTCAGTACCGAATCCCGGTGGCAAACTTTCCCGAAGATGACCGGGGTTTCGCAGGTTCCGCAGGTGCCTTCAGCACAGGAAAAAAGCACTGGCACGCCAGCGGAGCGCGCGACTTCCATAATGGAAGCGTTTGGGCCGACGTTGAGGGTGATTCCGGACTTGGCGAATTCGACCTCGAAAGCGTCGTCGCGGGCCGTTTCCTCGATCGCCTTGGGCGCGAACCGTTCGGTCCGCACCCGAACGGGGTCAACCCCAGCTGCCTGCGTGGCCGACTCGAGGGCTTTGAGCATCGGCTCGGGTCCACAGCCGTATAGCAGCGCATCGTCTCCTGCCGTACGAATAATGCCCTGCAGGTCCAGAAGCCCCTTTTCGTCCTGTGGCCACAGGACTACCTTGTCCAAATAGCGATCTTGGAGCTGCGCCGCCTCCGCCATGCTGACCAGGCTTCTTCCTCCATATGTGAGAGTCCAAGGAGTGCCTTCGGCTTCTGCTTGTTCGATCATGGGCAGGATCGGGGTTATCCCGATTCCCCCAGCGATGAAGATATACCTGCCAGTTGGCTTCAGTTCGAAATTGTTCCGTGGGCCTCGCACTGCGATGTGATCGCCAGCCTTGAGGTCGTCACATACGCGAAGGGAGCCACCCCGTCCGTTCTCTTCCCGGAGGACACATATGCGCCAGCGCTTACGGTCACTAACCGGGCCGCACAGAGAGTATTGACGGAGGATGCCGGACCCCAGATCGAGTTCGATATGCGCCCCAGGTGACCACGCTGGCAGGTCGTGTCCCTCGCTGTCGGTCAGCCAAAGGGCAACGACGCCGTCGGCCTCGTACTGCCGGCTCTCTACTCGCAGTGTTCTTGTTCCGTTTTGTTCCATTACAGCCTCCTAGCTGCTGATGGCATGTTCCGTTCAGGAGGGGGAGATGATGAAATTGCTGAATCCGCCGTTTCGGACTGAGATGCCCGAAATGGCGTCGTTGACCTGTTCGAGCGGGTACACGATGTGCTCGAAGACTGAGAGGTCGACCGCTCCGGACGCGGCCATATCAACCATTGCCTGCCCCTCACCGGCGCTGAACCAGCAGGACCCGATGAGCTTCTGCTGCTGGTCCATCATGTGATGAACATCGATAGGCACAGGGCCGGCCGTGGCACCAATGTTTACCGCGACTCCACCCCTTCTCAGCGACTTCAGTCCTTCATTGAAGACGGAGTGGTCCGCGCCTGGGCCGAGGGCG belongs to Arthrobacter crystallopoietes and includes:
- a CDS encoding IclR family transcriptional regulator; amino-acid sequence: MWRRQQPGVRQMRDLVPAQRTRVRNRARIRPVEPLMSRTDCGVFGGNMAGNSAMPGQSVVSKVVAILMAYSGDRIELSLTEISRASGLPTSTAHRLVQDLVECGALERTPSGQYVVGLNLWGIAAHTPHSFSLGEAAMPYLQQLLDATGGHVHLAVLHGPQALVLEKLSPPEADERISRAGSHLPLHATAAGQVLLAYGPRGLADGILRTPLDVYTAKTLTDPGDLDNRLAVVRRQGVSRSCSELVTGLDACAAPVFGERRTLVGSIGAIIPAGSASLQDVERSVRAAAKELTVFLNGPARETFSGPLFRPVLRHWDRNETRDRAG
- a CDS encoding cytochrome P450, with amino-acid sequence MTTQSTSNAAPATGRCPFAGGAGNEFSFFKGGYQQDPAGSLSWARANEPVFHDEETGYWVVTRHEDVKKVFSDSASFSAAITLAPVTPPSQEAGEILGKYAFGPTPVLVDSDQPVHRKIRRLNAPVFMPENIDPLEGFIRDTTNTYIDRFVDRGHADLIADLLWDLPCLIALEFLGVPDEDVDTVRLLATSMTEFLWGQPSPEDELRAADGLGKFWAMGGRIVEKLKELENPPGWIGHTIKLQREYPDLFPDSYLQTNVMGGTMAAHETTTNATANALVTLLRNPEQWDAICRDPSLIPSVVEECLRHSGSVVAWRRKAKTDVEVGGTIIPEGAKVLMVIGSANYDEQVFDAPDDFDPERPNNGEHVAFGHGPHMCLGNHLARLEMRVFLEELTRRLPGMRLSDQEFRYMANTSFRGPEELRVSWDVAPAAARGSADA
- a CDS encoding PDR/VanB family oxidoreductase, which codes for MEQNGTRTLRVESRQYEADGVVALWLTDSEGHDLPAWSPGAHIELDLGSGILRQYSLCGPVSDRKRWRICVLREENGRGGSLRVCDDLKAGDHIAVRGPRNNFELKPTGRYIFIAGGIGITPILPMIEQAEAEGTPWTLTYGGRSLVSMAEAAQLQDRYLDKVVLWPQDEKGLLDLQGIIRTAGDDALLYGCGPEPMLKALESATQAAGVDPVRVRTERFAPKAIEETARDDAFEVEFAKSGITLNVGPNASIMEVARSAGVPVLFSCAEGTCGTCETPVIFGKVCHRDSVLTQEEQDGNESLMICVSRAAGQRLVLDL